The following are from one region of the Anabas testudineus chromosome 2, fAnaTes1.2, whole genome shotgun sequence genome:
- the LOC113164155 gene encoding cyclic AMP-responsive element-binding protein 1: MTMEAGADTQQSGEAAVSESEAQQITLAQASIAAGQVTSSSPTVTLVQLPNGQTVQVHGVIQAAQPSVIQSPQVQTVQISTVAESEDSQESVDSVTDSQKRREILSRRPSYRKILNDLSSDAPAVPRIEEEKSEDDSAPAITTVTMPTPIYQTSSGQYIAITQGGAIQLANNGTDGVQGLQTLTMANAAAAQPGATILQYAQTSDGQQILVPSNQVVVQAASGDVQAYQIRTAPTSTITPGVVMATSPALGTAGGTEEVTRKREVRLMKNREAARECRRKKKEYVKCLENRVAVLENQNKTLIEELKALKDLYCHKSE, encoded by the exons ATGACCATGGAAGCtggtgcagacacacagcaaagtGGTGAAGCGGCTGTCTCTGAGTCTGAGGCCCAGCAGATCACCCTGGCTCAG GCATCCATAGCTGCAGGTCAGGTGACCTCCAGCAGTCCCACAGTCACCCTTGTCCAGCTACCGAATGGTCAGACGGTCCAAGTGCATGGAGTGATCCAAGCTGCTCAGCCCTCTGTCATCCAGTCTCCACAAGTCCAGACAGTACAG ATTTCGACTGTTGCTGAGAGTGAGGACTCTCAGGAATCCGTTGACAGCGTGACAGATTCTCAGAAGAGGCGAGAGATCTTATCCAGACGACCTTCTTACAG GAAAATTTTAAATGACTTATCGTCAGATGCGCCAGCAGTGCCTCGGATTGAGGAAGAAAAGTCAGAGGATGATTCAGCCCCTGCTATTACCACAGTCACCATGCCCACTCCTATCTATCAGACCAGCAGTGGCCAGTACA TTGCCATTACCCAGGGTGGAGCCATCCAGTTGGCCAATAACGGCACCGATGGAGTACAGGGCCTCCAGACGCTGACCATGGCCaatgcagctgcagctcagcctgGTGCCACCATCCTGCAGTACGCTCAAACCAGCGATGGCCAGCAGATCCTAGTGCCCAGCAACCAAGTAGTTGTACAAG CTGCCTCTGGCGATGTCCAGGCATATCAGATCCGCACAGCCCCCACCAGCACCATCACTCCTGGGGTGGTCATGGCCACTTCACCTGCACTAGGCACAGCAGGAGGCACTGAAGAGGTTACACGCAAACGGGAGGTCCGACTTATGAAAAATAG AGAAGCAGCCCGGGAATGTcgcaggaagaagaaggagtaCGTCAAGTGTTTGGAGAACCGTGTGGCTGTTCTGGAAAACCAGAACAAAACCCTCATCGAGGAACTCAAAGCCCTCAAAGACTTGTACTGCCACAAATCCGAGTAG